TCCTCCACACAAACCTTGGTCCCCACAGGACTAGTCGCTGGGACGACTTCTTCAACTTCTCCTCCACGCGCGACGAGCTTGGTTCCATGACTTGCACCATCCATCGCCGTCAACAGAGTCAGTACACTGACAGACGCGATAGAGGGCAGAGCTTCACCACGAAAACCAAGCGTCCGAATCCGAAAAAGATCTGCTTGATTTTTTATCTTACTGGTTGCATGGCGACGCAGGGCTAATTCTACTTCATCGTGGGCAATTCCATGGCCATTATCTGTGATTTGGATTTTCTTGAGACCAGCTTCCTCAATCTCAACGATAATCTGACTAGAACCCGCGTCAATAGCATTTTCTACCAACTCTTTAACCACACTTGCAGGACGTTCGATAACCTCTCCTGCCGCAATCTGGTTTGCCAGCACCTCTGGCAATTCAATAATATGAGACATCTTTCAGCCCCTTTCTATATCTATTTTCCTAGAAATTGATTAGTGCTATTATACCATATTTCAGATAGGACAGAAAAGCTCCACCACATAGAAGCCAAATCCCTCCACATAGACAAAGTCCCTTGCAAGAGGGCATAAAATAGTGTTTAATAAGGATATACAGGAAGTGATCACAACCTTGTATAACTGAAAAGGAGAGAAATTTATGAAAGTAGAACTACAGATTAGTGAAACTTACGAAGAGGAAAAGCTGATTGTTCAAGCACCTCAGCCGACAGATAAAATCCAGAAAGTCATCGAGTTCGCAGAAAATCTTGACCAAAAAGAAACAATCAAAGGAAAGATTGATGATCAGGTCTATCTAGTTAAGATTGGTAAGATACAACGCTTCTATATCGAAAATCGGAAGGTTCTAGCAGAAACAGCAAGTCAGACCTACAATATTGATTTACGGCTCTATCAGGTCCTTGAAATTCTGCCAACCAATTTTATCCAAATTTCCCAATCAGAAATCATCAATATCGATTCCATCTCTCATCTCAAGCTCACCCCCAACGGCCTAGTAGAAATTTTCTTGAAAAACGAAAGCTTCACCTACTCTTCACGCCGTTATCTAAAAACCATCAAGGAGAAATTAGAACTATGAAAAAACAAATCTTCCACGACGCAGCTACTGGTGTCCTCATCGGCCTCATCCTCTCTATCATCTTTTCACTCATTTATGCACCAAATACCTACGCACCACTAAATCCCTACTCTCTCATCGGCCAAGTGATGGCTCAACATCAGATTCACGGTGCCCTGGTCTTGCTCTACTGCACACTGATTTGGGCAGCTATCGGTATGCTCTTCAACTTTGGCAACCGCTTATTCAGCCGTGACTGGAGCATGCTTCGTGCCACTCTGACTCATTTCTTCCTTATGCTGGCTGGCTTTGTCCCACTGGCAACTCTTGCTGGTTGGTTCCCTTTCCACTGGATTTTCTACCTCCAGCTCATTATCGAGTTTGCGATTGTCTATCTCATCATCTGGGCTATTCTCTATAAAAGAGAGGCTAAAAAAGTAGATCACATCAATCAACTCTTGGAGCATAAAAAGTAAGAGTGCTGATAAAACCACTTGGAATAATAAAAAAGTCAAGCCTAAGCTCAACTTTCCAAATCATACAAATCTGAGATAATAGCTGCGACATGTTTGATATCTTCCAGCATGCCTCGCATTTCAAAGTCAGCCAATACAGGAAAGCCAAAGCGTTGACTGTATTGCTTGGCTGTTAGGCAGTATTGGTTATTAAAGTTACGATTTCCTGACCCAACCACACCAAAACACTTACTAGCATTGTTACCATAGGCAATAAAATCTCCCACCGGTGTCGTCAAAATCTCAACATCTCCGTTATCCACGCCATTCCCACCTTCGAGATAGGTCGGCAAAAAAGCGACATAGGGATGGTCCATTTCATAGAAATTTTTGCCTTCCTTGACCAAATCCTTGATATGAATCTTTTGGACCTCAATCCCCTCGTACTGGGACAAGAGATAGTCTTTCAGGCGGGTCACAAAACTCTCAGTGTTGCCGCTCAGACTGATATAAACTAAAGAAATTGTCTTCATATTTACCTCCATGATTTTATCTATAATCGAAAAATAACTACCAAGATTGTATCTTGATAGTTATTTTTTGTCAATACTTAGACAAGATCTTCTGTTTCCTCTTCTTCTGCCAAAGCTTTTTGTTGACGCCACATCTTATAGAAGACAAGGGCTAGGAAAAGAACATTGATGACGATATAGAAAATGCTAACAGCTTTTGAACCAATACTCATCCCTAAACGCATAGTCTCATCTTGAACCAATTGCACAGCGTCTTGCAAAGTCACATAGCTATAAATTGAACCAATAATAGCTAACAAAACATAGCCAACATAAGTATAATTTGCATATTGCAAATTCTTACGAACAAGGAAGACAATTGCTACTACCACTAAAATAGCAGATAGCACAATCAAGGCACTGTTAAAAATAGAATGAGATGCTTCTGCTACTCTATAGGTGTAATTAAGCTGGTCTTCTAATTGCTGAGCACTAATCCCTTCAATAGTTTTTTGAGCAGCACGAAGGGCTTCTTTGCTAGGTAAGGGGCTCAACATTCCAAACAGAGACGTAGCTGAAATAAGAGCAGACAAGATTAGCAAGACCCATAGATAAATTGGTTTCTTTTTCATGATAGAACCTCCTGATATTATTATTTATTTTATATTATAGCACCTTTTGTAAGGGAATACAAATCTTATAGTATAGTTTCTACCTGTTTTCGGTAGGCTTTTGGCGATTTTCCGCACAATTTTCGGAACACTTTATAGAAATATCCCACGTTACTGTAACCAACAGCATAACAAATATCTTCGATACTGTCACTAGTCGAAAGCAAGAGCTGTTGGGCAGCCTTAATGCGTTGTTTGTTTAGTAATTCTGCGAAGGTCGAATTGGTTTCTCGCTTAATCAACTGCCCCAGATAAACAGGATTGATAAAGAGATCCTTACTGATATCCTTGAGCGAAAGTTCTTTCTGATAATCACGCCCAATGACTTCTAGCACACTAACCACATTTTCATTCATTCGATATTGCCCAAAAAAGCGGGTCAGAGTTTCCTTAATATAAGGAACCAATTCATCAAAGGATTGAATAGCATGAATCGTTTTGACAATATCCGTTAAATCATCAGCTTTTAGATGTTCAAACAAGTGAAAGACATCCATGACAAATTGGATAAAAAGCTGCTTGGTAATCGGAACACGAGGTGTATTTTCAAGAACTACCTTCTCCAAGAGGTTCAACTCTTCTACGATTTGGTTGAGATCCCCCTGAATGATAACCCTATAAATCGGTTCGTAATAGGCAAAGAGACTCTCAGACTGTTTTAAATTTACAGAACCGTAAAAGAGGGCCTTCTCAGCATTCAGCTTCCAGCGTTCAAAGTATTCTTGATAAGGGGCTTCAAAGGGAGTAACGACTAAACCATCTAGGGGTTGATCAGAAATGAAAATCTGCCAATCTTGTCCTAACACATAGTAGGGAATGGTGAAAGAGCCTTGTTTTTCCTTGGATAGGCCTATCCACCAATTCTCCTTACCTCCTAGATAACTAACAAATCCAGCCTCATCTAAATCTTGACTGAGGGTCTGACTTTTCTTTCCTCTCTCGCCGAGCTGACCTGCAATCTTCTCCAGCAGATTTCCCAACTCTACCTTATCAACAGGCTTGACCAAATAGTCCACCACACTAAGGTTCATTGCTCTTTTTACATAATCAAACTCCTGATAACCTGAGAGTAGGATATAGGCTGCATCTGGTAAGATTTCTTTCATCTCCCGAATCATATCAAGCCCTGTTTTATCGGGCATATTGACATCGGAAATGACCACATCGACAGGATTTTCCTGAACATATTCTAGGGCTTCATCGGCATGACTGGCTGTTGCGACGACCTCCATATCCCACTTATCAAAGGGAATCAAACGTTTCAGACCTTCTGTCACCATGTACTCATCATCTACTAATAATACTTTATACATTTTCTCCCTTTCTACTCATCTTGAATTGTAATACGATACTGAACACCTGCTTGCTCCGCAGACTCTATAGTAATGGCATAGCGGTCCCCAAAATAGAGCACAAAACGCTCATGTACATTGACAATCCCGATAGACTGCTTTTGATCACTGTAACTGGCTTGGTGTTCAAAATGTCTCTGCCTTAATTTTTCTCGGATATTTGCCAGTTTTTCAGCCGACATACCACGGCCATTATCGACCACTAAAATTTCCACAAAACCATCCTGTTTAAGAGCCTTGATACTAATCACATTATCTGTCCGTCTATGGTCAACACCATGCGCGAAATAGTTTTCTACCAGCGGTTGCAAGGTAAACTTAGGAATTTTCATATTCTCTAGCTCTGGGTCTATCTTGAAACCATAGGCAATGGACTTGGGATAGCGAACCATGCAGAGATAGCTGTATTTACGACAAAATTCTAATTCCTGTTTGAGAAGGGTCTCTCTTTCGTCGGAAATATTGTTACGCAAGAGACTACTGAATTCATAAATGATATCTGCCAACTCATCTTGACTTTGCATAACTGCATACATACGCAAAAACTCCAGCGTATTATACATAAAATGAGGATTGATTTGAGCCTGTAAGGCTCGCATATTGGCATCCTTTTGACTAAGCTCTAACTGATAAATATCATGGATATTCTTTTCTAATCGATCCAACATATCATTGGTCGTCTCCGCGATTAGGAGCAATTCCTGATCCTTTTCAAGCGTATCAATGCGAAGACCTTCTTGCCCTTGGGCAATAGCTTGGATGGAATCCACCAAATCCACTACCTGCTTTTGATAATTAGCAAAAGTCTGCCTCAAAGTCAGATAGAGAATGACAATAAAGAGAAGGCTCAAACCCACAATCAAAGCAGAGCTAGCCACTGTTCCTTGTAAAACAAAGTTTTTAGGAACTGCCACCTGAACCTGATATCCATGAGAAGTCATACCAACAAACCAGTTCTCATGTTCCCTATTGACCCTCTCACCAATATGAAAAATCTCCGTATCAAATGGTGATGTCACAGTAACAGCCATCGGAATATGACCTCAGGTATTGTCAATAGCATGGTATAAAACTTCTGGATCCAAGGAGATGTAAATCACTCCTATAGATTGATCCGTTGCTGGGTCCAGAACTGGAATTCCAAAACTATTGACCTCTGGTTTAAAGGCCTCAGCAGGCAAGATATGACCACTTCTTTTATCCCTTGTTGACACATAAACTTCTTTAAAATCCTGCAAGACGATTGCAACACCCGTTATAGAGTCATTTTGGACATAAAGATCATCAATGTTTTCATACAGAGAAATAGAAGTTGACGAAGCCGCTTGATGCTCCAACAGCCAATAAAAATACTCAGAAGTTGACAAGCTAAAGTACTTATAAACCCCTTGTATCCGTTCTTGATTAGCTACTAAATCTTGCGCCAGTTGGGCTGATTCCCGATAATAATACTCCACCTCATCGACTGTTCGAGTGGTTACACGCTGGGCTACTCTTTGAGCTTCCTTTTCCCGTGAATCCCAGTCAGCGTAAGAGAGTAAGATTGCAAAACTCGCAATAATAATCATCATAACTGAACTGTAGGTTCTTAGAAGCGTATGTAGCCAAAACTGCTTCATTCTATTTTGTCGCCAATTTTTCATGGATACTTTCATAGACCGGTTCCAACATATCACTGATAAAGAAATGCCACATCCCAATTCCTACAAAGAAAAGTAGGGCAGGCATATAGTAACCAATTGTCACAAGTAGCACTGTCCCAAGGAGAACCTTGGCCACAGCCGCTAAGCTCATAAAGATGCCAATAAAGGATAGTTTGAGACTATTTCGATAGGACAAATCAAAATAAACTTGTAATTTCAAAGATACTGTATAAGCCAAAAACAGCAGGGCAACTACTAGAACATTCAAAAAGGTCGCAATCAAATGAATAATAGTCTGATGAGGCAATTGCACCAAGAGATACAGGCCATAGACCAAAACTAGATCCACCCCTAAAAAGCTATAGAAAATCAGGTTGCTGGAGACAAAATTTTGCTTATAAAGAGACCAAGCCTCCTTCAAACTGTATTCCCGAAAGCTATAACCATGTTCTGCATATAGGCTCATCAAGGTGGCACTAGCCGGCGCTAGACCAAGGATAATCCCTCCTGCCAATGTTAATAGCCAAAAGAAGGCTGTCGCAATCATCCCTAAAAAGAAACGATTAAAGACAAAGTCTAAAAATCTCCCCATGATATCCTCCTAAAAATAACTATGAAACTATTATATCATATTTCAAGCGTTTTCAAAAACTTCTAGTATCCATTTACAATCCCATCAAACCATGGTAAAATGAGAATTATGAAAAAATTATCAGGAGACAATTCATGAAAAAATCTATCTTAACTACACTGCTTTTTGCAGTTCTTTACTTCCTCTGCATGGGGGTTGGTGTCCTTTTGGGCAATCTCTTTGACCAAACTGGAAACATGTTTTATGCGCCTGCCTTTACTGCCCTTGTCGGCGGTAGCGTCTATATGATCCTAGTCGCAAAAGTTCCGCGCTTTGGAGCCATTACCACTATCGGCCTTGTCATGGCCCTCTTTTTCTTGGGGACTAAACACGGTGCCGGTGCCTTCCTTCCTGGAATTATCTGTGGTCTCCTAGCAGATGGAGTAGCTAACCTCGGAAAATACAAGGACCAAACAAAGAACCTCCTTTCTTTCCTTATTTTTGCCTTTAGCTCAACTGGCCCAATCTTGCTTATGTGGATTACACCCAAAGCCTATATGGCAACCCTTCTAGCAAGAGGAAAATCGCAAGAATATATCGACCGTATCATGGTCGCACCAAACCTTAGAACCGTCCTACTATTTATCGCAAGTATTGTCATCGGAGCCCTAGTGGGTGCTTTGATTGGACAAGCCTTGAGTAAAAAATTGGCACAGAAAATCTGATTACTAAAAAAGAGCCCGGCGGCTCTTTTTTATTTATGGCTCAATTTCTTAGTCAAGAAATCTCCCAAGAATTGGATTGCAAAGATAATCAAAATGATAACGATGGTTGCCAAGATGGTCACATCGTGATTGTAGCGGTTAAATCCATAAGCGATAGCCACGTTACCAATACCACCAGCTCCAACCGCACCAGCCATAGCTGTTTCTCCAACAAGAGAAATCAAGGTCACAGTTGTCACACGGATCAAATCTGGAAGGCCTTCTGATAGGTAAACACCTACGATATCCCAGAATGTCGCTCCGCTAGCTTGAGCCGCCTCAATAACACCACCATCTAGCTCAGCCAATACCACCTGCACCTGACGGGCAAAGAAGGCAAAGACTGCAAAAGATAGCGGTACGATAGCCGCATTTGGACCAATGCTTGTTCCTACGATTAGATGAGAGAAGGGTGACAAGACTGCCAAGAGAATGATAAATGGAACCGCACGGAAAATTGAGGTAATCTTGTCTAAAATCCAGAAGACGACCTTATTTTCCAAAACACCACCTGGCGCTGTCAAGACAAGGAAAAGACCTGCCACTAGCCCCAAGAAACCTCCGATGATGAAAGAAAGAACTGTCATATAAAGAGTTAGATAGATGGCTGTTCCCCAGCCTGCCTGACCAGCCCAGCCCATTTTATAGACATTTGGCAAATAGGTTTGAATCAATGATTCCATCTTACTGTCCTCCCTTCAATACTTTTAGTTGTACGCCTGCTTGACGAATGGCTTCTTGGGCGCCTGCCAACGCTGCTTTTTCACCTGACAAAACCACCACCAATTCTCCAACAGGAGTTCCATCGAGAATTTCGATATTTCCATAAAGGATATTAGCCGTTACTTGATAATGCTTGTACAATTCATTCAAAAGTGGCTCGTCTGTTGAAGCTCCAGCATACTTGAGTTGCACCAAGAGACTGTTTTCAGACAAGTGTTCCACGATTTCTTGCTTCTCAATCTTGACCATGGCTTCGTCAATACCTGTCGCTGTTGAGATAAAGTCTTGGGTCAAAGGTTGTTTAGGGTCTGAGAAGATTTCAAGGACACTGCCCTCTTCAATCAAATGCCCATCCTGCATAACTGCCACACGATTGGCAATATCTTTGACAATCTGCATTTCATGCGTAATCAAGACAACAGTCAAGCCTAATTTTTGGTTCAAATCTTGCAACAAGGCCAAAATCTGCTTGGTTGTCTTAGGGTCAAGGGCAGAAGTTGACTCATCTGAAATCAAGATTTTTGGATCATTTGCCAAGGCACGCGCAATGGCCACACGCTGTTTTTGCCCTCCAGATAGTTGTGAAGGGTAGTTTTCAGCACGGTCTGCTAAGCCAACCAAGTCCAACAACTTAGCTACTTTAGCCTTCTTTTCTTCCTTGCTGAGTCTAGAGTGTTTGAGGGCAAAGGCTACATTCTCCTCTGCAGTCTTCTGACTCATGAGGTTAAAATGCTGGAAAATCATTCCAATATCTTGACGTTTACGACGCAACTGCTCGGCCGTCAAAGTAACCTTACCATCAAAAATCACATCGTCGTCAATAGTAATTTTCCCTGCAGATGGTTTTTGCAAGAGGTTAATCACCCGTACAAGGGTTGATTTCCCTGCTCCAGAATATCCAACGATTCCGTAGATATCCCCTTCTTGGATGTGAATGGTCACATCCTTGACCGCTGTGATGGTTCTCTTCTTCTGATGAAAAGTCACATCGATCTGATTTAACTTGATAATATCTCTACTCATAGCTTCTAATCAGCTCCTCTACTAATTCAATATGGGTGTAGTAATCGGCGATTCGCACGTTCTCATCTCCACCGTGGTCTCGACTGTTGGCATTTCCTAGACCGAAGGCCACCATTGGCACCTCTAGGGCATCAAAGACCGTATGCATAGGCCCTGTACCCGCTGTCGTCGGCAAGACTGAAACGCCCTGTGGATAGAATTTCTTGGCCAACTCAATCACATTGAGAATGGCTGGTGCGCTCATATCGCTTCGATAGCTCATCTCTCCCAAGGTATAGTATAATTCTACCTTATCAAAGCCATTTTTGTCTAGCTGTTCCCGAATTTTTTCCAGAACATCATGCGGTTCTAGACCAGGAACCAAACGAACCTCTAGCTTAGCACTGGCTTCTGCTGGCAAAATCGTTTTGACTCCTTGTCCTTGATAACCTGACTGAATCCCTTCGATATTAAGAGCTGGCTCAAAAAAGAAACGTTTTAGAAAGGCTGCACGGTCCTCTTGTAAGAGAGGCAATTCCAAACCATAAATCTGGCTGATTTCCCCTGGATTTCGTTGAGCGTAGGTATCCACCAAAGCCAATTCACGTTCATTTGGTTTTTGAACTTCTTCGTACAAACCTTCAACCAAGATACGACCATCTGCAGCGCGAAGAGACTGTAAGGCTTGGAGGAGATACCAAGGAGCTGATTCCACAACCCCACCATAACTAGAGTGGATATCGACATCAGCGCTTTTCACCTTGGCATCAAAGGTCACAATCCCCTTATTTCCACCAGAAATTTCCAGCTGTTCCAAAGCATTTTTGGTTCCTTGTTCCCATACCAACAAATCCGCACCACGGAGTTTATCCGCATGTTTTTCCAGATACTTATCTAGGTCTGTCGAAGCCGATTCCTCCGCTCCCTCCATGATAAAACTGATATTGACAGGCAGGTCATCATGGTGCTGCATATATTTTCTCAAAGCACTCAAGCGAGCCGTGATATGACCCTTATCGTCATCAACCCCACGTCCATACATGAAACCATTGCGCACCGAAAGAGTAAAAGGATCTTCTGTCCAGACCTGATCCCCATCCGCTGGCACAGTGTCATAGTGGTTATAGAAAATCAAGGTCTTGGCATCTGGACGCGAACTCTTGAAATGCGCCATAACAAAGGGCGCCGTATAAGTCTCATCAATCTCCACTTCAGCCCCAACACGCTTGAAAATCTCACCCAGATAATTTGCGACTTCTTTGAGACCCACCTGCTGGGCAAAGACTGATTTCTTAGAAATCAAGGTACGCAAAACCTCAAAATAATGCTGGGCTACATGATCCTTTTCAAATTTTTCAATTTGTTCTTGTTCGCTAGGAAAAACCATATTCTCTCTACCTTTCTATGAACTACTTTTTCTGACAATCCCTGCTCTATACAAAAGCAAGAGGTGGAATTCTCTCTCCCACCTCCCTGTTTCTTATTACCAAACTGGTTGATCCAAACCGTCTGATGTTTCTTCGATAACTTTTTTCACTTCATCTGTATGGTAAGCTGCAACAACTTTCTTGATAGCATCAGCCTTTGGTGATGATTCCCAATCTTTTTTCGCAACAATGATGTTGTACCATTGTTTTGAGTTTTCATCAGCTTGTTCTTTGAAGAGTGCTTTCTTGTAGTCCAATTTTGCTTCTGTAACGAAGGTATTGTTTACAACGGCAGCGTCAACTGATGACAATGAACGAGCTGTTTGGCTAGCATCCAATTCAGTGATTTTCAAGTTCTTTGGATTTTCTTTGATATTAGCAACTGTTGCAAGGGCAGTTCCAGAGACATCCAATTTAATCAAGCCAGCTGATTGAAGCAAGTAAAGCGCACGGCTTTCGTTTGTAGCGTCATTCGGTACAGCGATTTCTCCGTTTGCTGGGATGTCTTCTACTTTAGTGTACTTGTTGTCACTTCCATTCAAACCTGAGTAAAGACGGATTGGAGAGATATAAGTATCTGCAATCGCTACAAGGTCTTTCCCGTTTTCTTTGTTCCAGTTGTTCAAGAAGTTATAGTGTTGGAAAGCGTTCAAGTCTACTTCGCCATCAGCAGTTGCCTTGTTTGGTTGTGAGTAATCTGTGAACTCTGTAAATTCCAAAGTGATACCGTCTTTTTTAACCAATTCTTGGATTTTGTCCCAACGTTTTTCTTCAGAACCGCTACGGTTAACAGTTGCGATTTTGATAGTTGTTGCATTGTCTGCTTTCTTTTGTGAGTTTCCGCAAGCGGTAAGAGCCAAACCTGCGACTGTAGCAAGGGCTGCTACACCAAGCCATTTTTTGATTTTCATGATTCTTTCTCCTTAAAAATAATACCGTACTAGTATCTCACAATTTGTTTGATTTCACAAATTGTTATTAGATAATCAGATATATAGTTTAAAACTATATACTTAAAAATTGAGAAATCACCCACCTGATTCAGAATGGATGATTTCAAAAAATTATTTAATATCAGCTTCTGCTGGTAGGTAAGTGTCTCCAAAGAATTGTTTAGACAACTTTTCAAGAGTTCCATCTTTGTAGAGTTCTTGGATACGTTTGTCTACAAATGTTTTCAACTCATCTTGACCTTTGGCAAGAAGTGGGTAAACGTAAGGTTGTTGGTCGCTTGGAAGTTCAATAACTTTCAAGTTGTCCAAACCTTGGTTCTTGATCACTGTTTCAACACCGATTTTATCAAAAATCTTGTAGTCAAATTGGCCATCGCTCAAACGTACCATGATTTGTTGGAAGTCTGCCTTAGTATAGTTAAGGATAGTTGGGTTGTCTGCGTGTTGTTTGTTATATTCCTCCAACTGTTTAGCTGATGTAGTAGCTTGAACGATCTCTGTCGATTTTCCACCGATATCAGCGAGAGACTTGATGCTAGAGTCGTCTTTCTTCACTACAAGGACATTAGGATTTTGTGCAATTGGGGCTGCATAGAGGTATTTCTCCGCACGTTCTTTAGTGTAACTAAGATTATTGACAGCCATATTGTAGCGGTCAGCATCAAGACCTGCAAAGACACCTGACCACTCTGTCTTTTCAAACTTGACATCATACTTGTCAGAGTCTTTAAAGATAGCGCGAACAACTTCAATCTCGTAACCAGTCAATTCGCCATTTTCTTCATAGATAAATGGTTTTGGTGAGCCATTGGTTGCAACGATAATTTCTTTCTTGCTAGCTGCTTCTCCTTCTTTCTTAGCACCACCTGAGCAAGCTGCTAGCACACCTGCAGCAACAAGCCCCAGGGCAGCAAGAGATGAGTATTTAACGATTTTTTTCATGTCATTTCCTCCAAAATAGAATACCTTATAATCTTAACAGAAAAAGAGCATTTACGCCATTATATGATATCTATCTCTGTGATAAGTTTTCTTTATGACTGATTTAAAAGACCAAACGCAAGACGGCAATCAAGACCACTCCGAAGAGAACCGTTCCGACTAGATTGCGATAACGAAAGGCCACCCAAGCTGTTGGAAAGACGGCTAAGAAGTCTAGCCATTTAATTTGAGATAAGTTACCAACCTTGCCTGTCACTACGCTTGAAAGAATCAAGGCAAAGATAATAGAAACGGGCAAGAACTTCAAAAAACGCTCAACGATCGCAGGCAAACCCTTATACTTGACTAAAATGAAGGGAATCATACGGGGAATCCAGGTCACCAAGCCAGAGAAAATAACTGCTAATAAAAGATACTTACTGACCATCTAAAACCACCCCCATTGTACAACCAAGTAACGTCGCAAACAGAACAGCTAGCGACTGAGACACCACTGTCAAGAGCAAAAAGAAGGATACCGCAACAACCGCTAGGATAATGAGCAGATTGCGGACAGGAATCCGTCTTTGCATAATCTGGAATTGCGAAGCAAAAATTCCGATGAACATCCCAACAAGAGCAAAATCCAAGCCAACGATTTCTGGATTTGGCAGTAGGCCACCCAGAGCCGTTCCGACAACTGTCCCAACAAACCAAGCCACATAGCTGTTGAGATTGTTTCCGTGCATCCACATAGGATTGACCTTGTCTGTATGGGCCAATTCGCCCATCAAAACGCCATAAGTCTCATCCGTCAAGAGACTAGACATACCGATATTTTGCCAGAGACTGGTATGACGGAAATAGGTCGACGCATGCAAACTCAACAAAAAAAGACGCAAATTGATTAGAAAAACCGTCATGGCAATGGCTGCCACAGGTGCTTGAACCGCAATCAGTGCCAGCATAGCAAACTGGGCACTCCCAGCATAAACAAAGAGACTCATCAAGCCCATCTCAACAGGTGTCACATAGGGCGCACCGATAATCCCACAGGCAAGGCCAATACTGACATAACCAAGGGCTGTTGGCATAGCTGCCTGCGCCCCCTCCCAAAATCCTTTTTCTTTCATCTTTCTCCTCATATTGTCTTAATAAATAAGCTGAATCAATTCCAGCAACAGCATGGACTATTATAACACATTCAGGAAAGAGAAAAAAGTCTGCTGATTGTAATCAGACAGACTCCATTTTATTCCATCGTATCAAAAGCAAGACTTGGTTTGGCATTGAGGTCCAGGCCTGCGAAGTTTTCTTTGTTCCACTCGCTGACGCTGGCATAGGCAATCATACCTGCATTATCTCCGCAGAGGCGCAGAGGTGGGATGATAACCTTGACATCTGTGATTTCGGTCGCTAGGCGTTCTCTGAGGCCTTTATTTGCTGCCACACCACCTGCTACGACTAAGGTTTTAACAGGGTATTTCTCCAAAGCTTTCTTAGTTTTTGCCATGAGAATATCCAAGACAGCTGCTTGGAAGGAAGCACACAAATCCTCTGTGGACAAGCTTTCTCCCTTTTGCTCGGCATTGTGATGAAGATTGATAAAGGCAGACTTCAAACCTGAGAATGAAAACTCCAGATTATCTTCCTTAATCATGGCACGAGGGAAATCATAAATATCCTGCCCCTGATGAGCTAGCTCGTCAATCTCACGACCGGCAGGATAGGTCAAGCCCATGACACGGCCGACCTTATCATAGGCCTCACCAACCGCGTCATCTCGCGTTTCTCCAACAATCTTGTAGTCACCAGCCTCGGAAACATAGACCAACTCCGTATGTCCACCGCTAACCAAGAGGGCTAGCAAGGGAAACTCCAAAGGGTCCACGCTCTGA
The Streptococcus toyakuensis genome window above contains:
- a CDS encoding methionine ABC transporter ATP-binding protein, whose product is MSRDIIKLNQIDVTFHQKKRTITAVKDVTIHIQEGDIYGIVGYSGAGKSTLVRVINLLQKPSAGKITIDDDVIFDGKVTLTAEQLRRKRQDIGMIFQHFNLMSQKTAEENVAFALKHSRLSKEEKKAKVAKLLDLVGLADRAENYPSQLSGGQKQRVAIARALANDPKILISDESTSALDPKTTKQILALLQDLNQKLGLTVVLITHEMQIVKDIANRVAVMQDGHLIEEGSVLEIFSDPKQPLTQDFISTATGIDEAMVKIEKQEIVEHLSENSLLVQLKYAGASTDEPLLNELYKHYQVTANILYGNIEILDGTPVGELVVVLSGEKAALAGAQEAIRQAGVQLKVLKGGQ
- a CDS encoding M20 family metallopeptidase, which codes for MVFPSEQEQIEKFEKDHVAQHYFEVLRTLISKKSVFAQQVGLKEVANYLGEIFKRVGAEVEIDETYTAPFVMAHFKSSRPDAKTLIFYNHYDTVPADGDQVWTEDPFTLSVRNGFMYGRGVDDDKGHITARLSALRKYMQHHDDLPVNISFIMEGAEESASTDLDKYLEKHADKLRGADLLVWEQGTKNALEQLEISGGNKGIVTFDAKVKSADVDIHSSYGGVVESAPWYLLQALQSLRAADGRILVEGLYEEVQKPNERELALVDTYAQRNPGEISQIYGLELPLLQEDRAAFLKRFFFEPALNIEGIQSGYQGQGVKTILPAEASAKLEVRLVPGLEPHDVLEKIREQLDKNGFDKVELYYTLGEMSYRSDMSAPAILNVIELAKKFYPQGVSVLPTTAGTGPMHTVFDALEVPMVAFGLGNANSRDHGGDENVRIADYYTHIELVEELIRSYE
- a CDS encoding MetQ/NlpA family ABC transporter substrate-binding protein; amino-acid sequence: MKIKKWLGVAALATVAGLALTACGNSQKKADNATTIKIATVNRSGSEEKRWDKIQELVKKDGITLEFTEFTDYSQPNKATADGEVDLNAFQHYNFLNNWNKENGKDLVAIADTYISPIRLYSGLNGSDNKYTKVEDIPANGEIAVPNDATNESRALYLLQSAGLIKLDVSGTALATVANIKENPKNLKITELDASQTARSLSSVDAAVVNNTFVTEAKLDYKKALFKEQADENSKQWYNIIVAKKDWESSPKADAIKKVVAAYHTDEVKKVIEETSDGLDQPVW
- a CDS encoding amino acid ABC transporter substrate-binding protein; the protein is MKKIVKYSSLAALGLVAAGVLAACSGGAKKEGEAASKKEIIVATNGSPKPFIYEENGELTGYEIEVVRAIFKDSDKYDVKFEKTEWSGVFAGLDADRYNMAVNNLSYTKERAEKYLYAAPIAQNPNVLVVKKDDSSIKSLADIGGKSTEIVQATTSAKQLEEYNKQHADNPTILNYTKADFQQIMVRLSDGQFDYKIFDKIGVETVIKNQGLDNLKVIELPSDQQPYVYPLLAKGQDELKTFVDKRIQELYKDGTLEKLSKQFFGDTYLPAEADIK
- a CDS encoding AzlD domain-containing protein, giving the protein MVSKYLLLAVIFSGLVTWIPRMIPFILVKYKGLPAIVERFLKFLPVSIIFALILSSVVTGKVGNLSQIKWLDFLAVFPTAWVAFRYRNLVGTVLFGVVLIAVLRLVF
- a CDS encoding AzlC family ABC transporter permease; translated protein: MKEKGFWEGAQAAMPTALGYVSIGLACGIIGAPYVTPVEMGLMSLFVYAGSAQFAMLALIAVQAPVAAIAMTVFLINLRLFLLSLHASTYFRHTSLWQNIGMSSLLTDETYGVLMGELAHTDKVNPMWMHGNNLNSYVAWFVGTVVGTALGGLLPNPEIVGLDFALVGMFIGIFASQFQIMQRRIPVRNLLIILAVVAVSFFLLLTVVSQSLAVLFATLLGCTMGVVLDGQ